A single Acidimicrobiia bacterium DNA region contains:
- a CDS encoding glycoside hydrolase family 130 protein has translation MKTAITVVRSPLTLRPDPHRLIAKPYLISDQAPFTGKSRAERMIDRITALSPSEVRDTLDRLRIRFTERHADLDQVFMQGFAAAVASVPEVARVPEEFRMLIGAYFVHEYSLEGAALTNPSIVPAPDQGSVADGSLEVIVSLRAVGEGHISAIEFRTGSVGADGAIDLDVAGPPIIGDRRPPTFQRAAFAAKLDEMGVLGGLVGRILDSVDDWFTLEDLDRACADLRGGAHQPEAADAAIHSLHWLASSNYETTFPAESTVSERVLFPSGPTESQGMEDARFVPFVEADQSMRYFATYTAFDGLRILPQLIETTDFRTFRIATIGGKEARNKGMAIFPRRIGGKYAALGRSDGESNYLMRSDDIRVWNESKQIQVPTHPWDLMQIGNAGSPLETEAGWLTITHGVGPMRRYTLGAILLDLDDPSRVIGSLDEPLLEPEEAERDGYVPNVVYSCGSLIHGDRLIIAYGASDTSSSFASVSVDSLLAQMTRV, from the coding sequence GTGAAGACCGCCATCACGGTCGTCAGATCGCCCCTGACCCTCAGGCCCGATCCTCATCGACTGATCGCCAAGCCGTACCTGATCTCCGACCAGGCACCATTCACCGGGAAGAGCCGTGCCGAACGGATGATCGATCGCATCACGGCCCTCTCCCCATCCGAGGTGCGGGACACCCTCGACCGCCTGAGGATCCGCTTCACCGAGCGCCACGCCGACCTCGACCAGGTGTTCATGCAGGGTTTTGCGGCGGCGGTCGCGTCGGTCCCGGAGGTCGCTCGGGTGCCGGAGGAGTTTCGGATGCTCATCGGGGCGTACTTTGTCCACGAGTACTCCCTCGAGGGTGCTGCCCTCACCAATCCATCAATCGTTCCGGCTCCCGACCAGGGGAGCGTTGCGGATGGGTCCCTCGAGGTGATCGTCAGCCTCCGGGCGGTCGGGGAGGGTCACATATCGGCGATCGAGTTCCGCACCGGGTCGGTCGGCGCCGACGGCGCTATCGACCTGGATGTTGCGGGGCCGCCGATCATTGGAGACCGCCGGCCCCCCACGTTCCAAAGAGCAGCGTTTGCGGCCAAGCTCGACGAGATGGGGGTGCTGGGGGGTCTGGTCGGGCGCATCCTCGACTCGGTCGACGATTGGTTCACTCTCGAAGACCTCGACCGGGCTTGCGCCGATCTCCGCGGCGGAGCCCACCAACCAGAGGCGGCCGACGCCGCCATCCACTCGCTCCATTGGCTCGCTTCTTCGAACTACGAGACCACTTTCCCGGCGGAGTCGACCGTCTCGGAGCGGGTCCTGTTTCCGAGCGGGCCGACCGAGAGCCAGGGTATGGAGGATGCTCGATTTGTGCCGTTCGTCGAAGCCGACCAATCGATGCGATATTTCGCGACCTACACCGCCTTCGATGGATTGCGGATTCTCCCGCAACTGATCGAGACGACCGACTTTCGGACCTTCCGGATCGCCACGATCGGCGGCAAGGAGGCGCGCAACAAGGGGATGGCGATCTTTCCCCGTCGCATCGGTGGGAAATATGCCGCCCTGGGCCGATCAGACGGCGAGAGCAACTACCTGATGCGGTCCGACGACATCCGGGTGTGGAATGAGTCGAAACAGATCCAGGTGCCCACTCATCCATGGGATTTGATGCAGATCGGCAATGCCGGATCGCCCCTGGAGACCGAGGCTGGTTGGCTGACGATCACCCACGGCGTGGGCCCGATGCGTCGATACACCCTCGGGGCGATCCTGCTCGACCTCGACGATCCGAGCCGGGTGATTGGAAGCCTCGATGAGCCCCTGTTGGAGCCCGAAGAAGCGGAACGCGACGGATACGTGCCCAACGTGGTCTATTCGTGCGGGTCGCTGATCCACGGCGACCGGCTCATCATCGCCTACGGGGCATCCGACACATCCTCCAGCTTCGCTTCGGTGTCGGTCGACAGTCTTCTCGCCCAAATGACCAGGGTGTGA
- a CDS encoding cation:proton antiporter regulatory subunit has translation MTEIERTNLPGVGTRFEFTTGDGRRIGVIHHRSGRREVFVCPEHDPDTPIVTLDLSDDEAHDLVDLLGGSRVVENLSQLQHQIEGLAIDWLTIDPHAKYVGRTIGDARIRTRTGVSVVAVLRGEDPHPAPGPEFRMEADDVLVVVGTSEGISGVREILRSG, from the coding sequence TTGACGGAAATCGAGAGAACCAACCTGCCCGGGGTCGGAACCCGGTTCGAGTTCACCACCGGGGACGGCAGGCGGATCGGAGTCATCCATCATCGCTCCGGGCGGCGCGAGGTGTTCGTGTGCCCAGAACACGATCCCGACACCCCGATCGTGACACTGGATCTCTCCGACGACGAGGCCCATGACCTCGTCGACCTCCTCGGTGGGTCTCGTGTGGTGGAGAACCTCTCCCAACTGCAGCATCAGATCGAGGGGTTGGCGATCGACTGGCTGACCATCGACCCGCACGCCAAGTACGTGGGGCGAACCATCGGCGATGCTCGCATCCGAACTCGCACCGGTGTCTCCGTCGTTGCGGTGCTCCGCGGTGAGGACCCTCATCCGGCCCCCGGACCCGAGTTCCGGATGGAGGCCGACGATGTGCTCGTCGTGGTCGGCACCTCCGAGGGCATCTCCGGCGTCCGCGAGATTCTTCGGTCGGGCTGA